In a single window of the Flavivirga spongiicola genome:
- the rpsA gene encoding 30S ribosomal protein S1, which produces MAEKAKQAEVEATDAPAVEAPVVSEAKANPEKFLKEFNWHNYQEGIDEVDDKQLKEFEKLVAENFVDTLNDEVVEGTVVHISDRDAIIDINAKSEGVISLNEFRYNPNLAVGDKVEVLIDVREDATGQLVLSHRKARVIKAWDRVNAAHDTGEIVNGFVKCRTKGGMIVDVFGIEAFLPGSQIDVKPIRDYDQYVNKTMEFKVVKINHEFKNVVVSHKALIEADIEIQKKEIIGQLEKGQVLEGVVKNITSYGVFIDLGGVDGLVHITDLSWSRINHPNEIVELDQKLNVVILDFDENKSRIQLGLKQLSKHPWEALAEEVKVGDKVKGKVVVIADYGAFIEVADGVEGLIHVSEMSWSTHLRSAQDFVSVGDEVEAVILTLDREDRKMSLGIKQLTPDPWTDITGKYPLASKHTGVVRNFTNFGVFVELEEGIDGLIYISDLSWTKKIKHPSEFCAVGDKLEVIVLELDVEGRKLSLGHKQTTDNPWDKYETEFALETVHNAAIAEIVDKGATIEFNEDIVAFVPSRHLEKEDGSKLKKGETAEFKIIEFNKEFKRVVASHTAVFKAEEVANVKAAVKKAASAAAEAKPTLGDANDALQALKDKMDGKV; this is translated from the coding sequence ATGGCTGAAAAAGCAAAACAAGCTGAAGTTGAAGCAACAGATGCTCCAGCAGTAGAAGCTCCAGTAGTATCTGAAGCTAAAGCAAATCCAGAAAAATTCTTAAAAGAGTTCAATTGGCACAATTACCAAGAAGGTATTGATGAGGTTGATGACAAACAGCTTAAAGAATTTGAAAAATTAGTAGCAGAAAATTTCGTTGACACGCTTAATGATGAGGTTGTTGAAGGTACAGTAGTTCACATTTCTGATAGAGATGCAATTATTGATATCAATGCAAAATCTGAAGGTGTTATTTCTTTAAACGAGTTCCGTTACAATCCTAACTTAGCAGTTGGTGATAAAGTAGAAGTATTAATTGATGTTCGTGAAGATGCAACAGGGCAATTAGTATTATCTCATAGAAAAGCACGTGTTATTAAAGCTTGGGATCGCGTTAATGCGGCTCATGATACTGGTGAAATCGTTAATGGTTTTGTTAAATGCAGAACTAAAGGGGGTATGATTGTAGATGTTTTCGGAATTGAAGCATTCTTACCAGGTTCTCAAATTGATGTAAAACCAATTAGAGATTACGATCAGTACGTAAATAAAACTATGGAATTTAAAGTTGTTAAAATCAACCACGAATTCAAAAACGTAGTAGTATCTCATAAAGCGCTGATTGAGGCTGATATTGAAATACAGAAAAAAGAAATTATTGGTCAATTAGAAAAAGGTCAAGTATTAGAAGGTGTTGTTAAAAACATTACTTCTTATGGTGTATTTATTGATCTTGGCGGTGTTGATGGTTTAGTTCATATCACAGATTTATCTTGGTCTAGAATTAATCATCCAAACGAAATTGTAGAATTAGACCAAAAACTTAATGTTGTAATCCTTGATTTTGATGAAAACAAATCAAGAATCCAATTAGGATTAAAACAATTAAGCAAACATCCATGGGAAGCTCTTGCAGAAGAGGTGAAAGTAGGTGATAAAGTTAAAGGTAAAGTAGTAGTTATAGCAGATTACGGTGCATTTATTGAAGTAGCTGATGGTGTAGAGGGATTAATTCACGTATCTGAAATGTCATGGTCTACACATTTACGTTCTGCTCAAGACTTCGTTTCTGTAGGAGATGAGGTTGAAGCTGTTATCTTAACGCTTGATAGAGAAGATCGTAAAATGTCTCTTGGTATTAAACAATTAACTCCAGATCCATGGACAGATATTACAGGTAAATACCCATTAGCTTCTAAGCATACAGGTGTTGTACGTAACTTTACAAACTTTGGTGTTTTTGTTGAACTAGAAGAAGGTATTGATGGGTTGATTTATATCTCAGATTTATCTTGGACTAAGAAAATCAAACATCCATCTGAGTTCTGTGCAGTAGGAGATAAGTTAGAAGTTATTGTATTAGAGTTAGATGTTGAAGGACGTAAATTAAGTTTAGGTCATAAACAAACAACTGATAATCCTTGGGATAAATATGAAACAGAATTCGCTTTAGAAACTGTTCATAATGCAGCTATTGCTGAAATAGTTGACAAAGGAGCTACTATTGAATTTAACGAAGATATCGTTGCATTTGTACCTTCTCGTCATCTTGAAAAAGAAGATGGAAGCAAACTTAAGAAAGGTGAAACTGCAGAATTCAAAATCATTGAATTTAATAAAGAATTTAAACGTGTTGTAGCGTCTCATACAGCTGTATTCAAAGCTGAAGAGGTTGCTAACGTTAAAGCGGCAGTTAAGAAAGCAGCTAGTGCAGCAGCAGAGGCTAAACCAACTTTAGGTGATGCTAATGACGCTTTACAAGCTCTTAAAGATAAAATGGACGGAAAAGTATAA
- the porQ gene encoding type IX secretion system protein PorQ — translation MLKKIITFFCFSLSALAMAQVGGETTYQFLNLISSPRQAALGGKVLTNVDYDVTQGLFNPATINVEMDNQLAVNYTSYLGDIGYGTASYAYTVDRRTQTFHAGVTYINYGTFDGYDENGNSTGTFTGNEAALSMGYALQIGYSDFYFGANVKLITSKLEQYNSLGVATDLGVLYINEDLDFNAAIVIRNLGTQITTYAGLNERLPFEVDFGMSQRLENVPIRWHVTFENLQKWPIARPNPARSVSDLGGNQTDEKVGFLGQLIRHTILGAEIFPEGGFNIRLGYNFRRGEELRIVDQRNFSGLSAGISIKMNKMRFSYTHAKYTSAANSNFFGLQIDLQ, via the coding sequence ATGCTAAAGAAAATTATCACTTTTTTTTGTTTTTCTCTTAGTGCCCTAGCTATGGCACAAGTTGGAGGAGAAACGACCTATCAATTTCTTAATTTGATATCGTCGCCTCGTCAGGCAGCATTAGGAGGTAAAGTGTTAACCAATGTTGATTATGATGTTACTCAAGGGCTTTTCAATCCGGCAACTATAAACGTTGAAATGGATAATCAACTAGCAGTAAATTACACAAGTTATTTAGGAGATATTGGTTATGGAACAGCTTCTTATGCCTATACTGTAGATAGGCGTACACAAACATTTCACGCTGGTGTTACGTATATTAACTACGGTACATTTGATGGATATGATGAAAACGGTAATAGTACTGGTACATTTACAGGTAATGAAGCTGCTCTTTCCATGGGATATGCACTTCAAATAGGTTATTCTGATTTTTATTTTGGAGCCAATGTTAAGCTTATTACATCAAAATTAGAACAATACAACTCGCTTGGTGTAGCTACGGATTTAGGGGTGCTGTATATTAATGAAGATTTAGATTTTAATGCTGCGATAGTTATTAGAAACTTAGGAACTCAAATTACAACGTATGCAGGACTTAATGAGCGTCTTCCGTTTGAAGTCGATTTCGGAATGTCCCAGAGGTTGGAAAATGTGCCAATTCGTTGGCATGTTACTTTTGAAAATCTTCAGAAATGGCCAATAGCCAGACCAAACCCAGCTCGGTCGGTTAGTGATTTAGGAGGAAACCAAACTGATGAGAAAGTTGGTTTTTTAGGTCAATTAATAAGGCATACCATTCTTGGAGCAGAAATATTTCCTGAAGGTGGTTTTAATATAAGGCTTGGTTATAACTTTCGTAGAGGTGAAGAATTGCGAATTGTAGATCAGCGTAACTTCTCAGGATTATCTGCAGGAATTTCAATTAAAATGAATAAAATGCGTTTTAGCTATACGCATGCAAAATATACAAGTGCTGCTAATTCAAACTTTTTTGGTTTGCAAATAGATTTACAATAA
- the cmk gene encoding (d)CMP kinase: MSKITIAIDGFSSTGKSTVAKQLAKYLGYVYVDTGAMYRAVSFYAMENGLISGEDFNIEALIYQLPKIEISFKFNKSEGFAEVYLNGINIEKRIRTLEVSGFVSKVAAISEVRQKLVEQQQEMGKNGGVVMDGRDIGTVVFPKADLKIFMTASAETRAKRRYDELINRGDQVKYVDVLKNVQERDYLDSNREDSPLVKAEDAIEINNSNMTLDEQFDKVLNLAKITLEGIE; this comes from the coding sequence ATGTCAAAGATTACTATAGCTATAGATGGATTTTCTTCAACGGGGAAAAGTACTGTAGCCAAACAACTTGCTAAATATTTAGGCTATGTATATGTTGATACAGGTGCTATGTACAGGGCTGTTTCCTTTTATGCTATGGAAAATGGGCTTATTAGTGGTGAGGACTTTAATATCGAAGCACTTATTTATCAGTTACCTAAAATAGAGATAAGTTTTAAGTTTAATAAGTCTGAGGGGTTTGCTGAAGTGTATTTGAATGGCATTAATATTGAAAAAAGAATAAGAACGTTAGAGGTGTCAGGTTTTGTTAGCAAAGTAGCAGCTATTTCTGAAGTTAGACAAAAGCTGGTTGAGCAACAACAGGAAATGGGAAAAAATGGGGGAGTTGTTATGGATGGAAGAGATATAGGTACTGTAGTTTTTCCTAAAGCAGATCTTAAAATATTTATGACTGCGTCTGCAGAAACCAGAGCAAAGAGACGTTATGATGAGCTTATTAATAGAGGAGATCAAGTTAAATATGTAGATGTTTTAAAAAATGTTCAAGAACGGGATTATTTAGATTCTAATAGAGAAGATTCTCCGCTTGTTAAAGCTGAAGATGCCATTGAAATTAATAACTCTAATATGACATTAGATGAACAGTTTGATAAGGTTTTGAACTTAGCAAAAATCACACTTGAAGGCATAGAATAA
- the lon gene encoding endopeptidase La — protein sequence MKKSNFIALDSLSLQEFDENSELIPLMTPEDEEAINNEELPETLPILSLRNTVLFPGVVIPITAGRDKSIKLINDANKGGKVIGVVSQKDESVENPTAKDINETGTVARILRVLKMPDGNVTVIIQGKKRFKVAEVLTEDPYMNATIRDMAEAKPAVNNKEFSAIIDSIKDLALEIIKESPNIPSEASFAIKNIESNSFLINFVSSNMNLSVAEKQALLEMDDLKKRALATLKFMNVEFQKLELKNDIQSKVQMDMSQQQREYFLHQQMKTIQEELGGVSHDEELEEMKLRASEKQWDEQVAKHFDKEIAKMQRMNPQVAEYSIQRNYLELFLDLPWNEFSTDKFDLKRAKKVLDRDHFGLEDVKRRIIEYLAVLKLRNDMKSPILCLYGPPGVGKTSLGKSIAEALGREYVRISLGGLRDEAEIRGHRKTYIGAMPGRIIQSLKKAGTSNPVFVLDEIDKLSNSHQGDPSSAMLEVLDPEQNSEFYDNFLEMGYDLSKVMFIATSNSLSTIQPALRDRMEIINVTGYTIEEKVEIGKRHLLPKQLKEHGLSGDHLKIGKSQLEKIVEGYTRESGVRGLEKQIAKMVRYAAKNIAMEEDYNIKISNEDIIEVLGGPKLERDKYENNNVAGVVTGLAWTRVGGDILFIESILSKGKGTLTITGNLGKVMKESATIAMEYIKSNADNFGIDATVFDKYNVHIHVPEGATPKDGPSAGVTMLTSLVSLFTQKKVKKSLAMTGEITLRGKVLPVGGIKEKILAAKRARIKEILLCEENRRDIEEIKEDYLKGLTFHYVTDMSDVIKIALTDQKVKNAKKL from the coding sequence ATGAAGAAATCTAATTTTATTGCCCTTGACAGTTTGTCATTACAGGAGTTTGATGAAAACTCAGAATTAATTCCGTTAATGACACCAGAAGATGAAGAAGCCATCAATAATGAGGAATTGCCAGAAACACTGCCGATTTTATCATTGAGAAATACAGTGTTGTTCCCAGGAGTGGTCATTCCTATTACTGCTGGTAGAGACAAATCAATTAAGCTAATAAATGATGCTAATAAAGGCGGAAAAGTTATTGGTGTAGTATCTCAAAAAGATGAGTCTGTAGAAAATCCAACAGCAAAAGATATCAATGAAACAGGTACGGTTGCAAGAATACTGCGAGTTTTAAAAATGCCAGATGGTAACGTAACAGTTATTATTCAAGGAAAAAAACGTTTTAAAGTCGCAGAGGTTCTTACCGAAGACCCCTATATGAATGCGACTATTAGAGACATGGCAGAGGCAAAACCTGCGGTTAATAATAAAGAGTTTTCAGCAATTATAGACTCTATAAAGGACTTGGCACTGGAAATTATTAAGGAGAGTCCTAATATTCCTAGTGAAGCATCTTTTGCTATTAAAAATATAGAAAGCAATTCATTTCTGATAAACTTTGTATCCTCTAATATGAACCTTTCGGTAGCTGAGAAGCAGGCTCTTTTAGAAATGGATGATCTAAAAAAACGTGCTTTGGCAACGCTTAAGTTTATGAATGTTGAATTTCAAAAGCTAGAACTTAAAAATGATATTCAGTCCAAAGTTCAAATGGACATGAGTCAGCAACAACGAGAGTATTTCTTGCACCAACAAATGAAAACCATTCAAGAAGAATTGGGAGGTGTAAGTCATGATGAAGAGCTTGAAGAAATGAAGCTGCGAGCCAGTGAAAAGCAATGGGATGAGCAAGTAGCTAAGCATTTCGATAAAGAAATTGCTAAAATGCAACGTATGAATCCGCAAGTTGCGGAATATTCTATTCAACGCAATTATTTAGAGTTATTTCTAGATTTACCTTGGAATGAATTTAGTACAGACAAATTCGATTTAAAACGTGCTAAAAAAGTTTTAGATAGAGATCATTTTGGATTAGAAGATGTTAAGCGTAGAATCATAGAATATCTTGCTGTATTGAAGTTGCGTAATGATATGAAATCACCTATTTTATGTTTGTATGGCCCTCCGGGGGTTGGTAAAACTTCGCTAGGTAAATCTATAGCAGAAGCTTTGGGTAGAGAGTATGTGCGTATTTCTCTGGGTGGTTTACGTGATGAAGCTGAAATTAGAGGACATCGTAAAACCTATATTGGTGCTATGCCTGGGCGTATTATTCAAAGTTTGAAGAAAGCTGGAACGTCTAACCCTGTTTTTGTTTTAGATGAAATAGATAAACTATCCAACTCACATCAAGGTGATCCATCATCTGCCATGTTAGAGGTTTTAGATCCTGAGCAAAATAGTGAGTTCTATGATAATTTCTTAGAAATGGGTTACGACCTTTCTAAAGTTATGTTTATAGCAACATCTAATAGTTTATCTACTATTCAACCAGCATTACGTGACCGTATGGAGATTATTAACGTAACAGGGTATACTATTGAAGAAAAAGTTGAAATAGGGAAACGTCATCTATTACCAAAACAATTAAAAGAACATGGGTTGTCTGGTGATCATTTAAAGATTGGTAAATCGCAATTAGAGAAGATAGTAGAAGGCTATACACGCGAATCTGGTGTTCGTGGTTTAGAAAAACAAATTGCAAAAATGGTACGTTATGCTGCCAAAAATATCGCCATGGAAGAAGATTATAATATTAAGATTTCTAATGAAGATATTATTGAAGTTTTAGGTGGCCCTAAATTAGAACGCGATAAATATGAAAACAATAATGTGGCTGGTGTCGTAACAGGGTTAGCGTGGACACGTGTCGGTGGTGATATTCTGTTTATTGAATCTATTTTATCAAAAGGAAAAGGTACGCTTACCATTACTGGAAACTTAGGTAAAGTGATGAAAGAATCTGCAACTATTGCCATGGAATATATCAAATCTAATGCGGATAATTTTGGAATAGATGCTACTGTTTTTGATAAATACAATGTGCATATTCATGTACCAGAAGGTGCAACACCAAAAGATGGCCCAAGTGCGGGAGTAACGATGTTAACATCATTAGTATCCCTATTCACACAAAAGAAAGTGAAGAAAAGTTTAGCGATGACAGGAGAAATTACACTTCGCGGAAAAGTACTTCCAGTTGGAGGGATTAAAGAAAAAATACTAGCAGCTAAACGTGCGCGTATAAAAGAGATTTTGTTGTGTGAAGAAAATAGACGTGATATAGAAGAAATAAAAGAAGATTACTTAAAAGGGCTAACATTTCATTATGTAACAGACATGAGTGATGTTATTAAAATAGCGCTTACAGATCAAAAAGTCAAGAATGCTAAAAAGCTTTAA
- a CDS encoding DUF547 domain-containing protein produces the protein MKSILPLLLFICINGFAQTIDLTAYNEFLKDHVSSKGIVDFDKVLKNVDELNKITHYFSKISPNSGWSKSEKKAYWINFYNANIIKLLVEHYPIKSINYVQNAFSIKVIDYAGGKVSLDDIEHEILRKLEDPRIHFALYSTAMSSPVLKRTAYKPESVERDLGLATSNFLNDLTKNKIGSSLSKLSKTFQWYKDDFANLNEMISFINKHSGGAKINAKTKIVYMDYDWNLHRKI, from the coding sequence ATGAAAAGTATTTTGCCCCTATTACTATTTATTTGTATAAATGGATTTGCACAAACAATCGATTTAACAGCGTATAATGAGTTTTTAAAAGATCATGTTTCGTCTAAAGGAATTGTAGATTTTGATAAAGTTTTAAAAAATGTCGATGAGCTAAATAAAATTACTCATTATTTTTCTAAAATATCTCCAAATAGCGGATGGAGTAAAAGTGAAAAAAAAGCGTATTGGATTAATTTTTATAATGCTAATATTATAAAATTGTTAGTTGAACATTACCCTATTAAAAGTATCAATTATGTACAAAACGCCTTTAGCATAAAGGTCATTGATTATGCTGGAGGAAAAGTATCATTGGATGATATAGAGCATGAAATTTTACGAAAATTAGAAGACCCTAGAATTCATTTTGCCCTTTACTCTACAGCCATGTCATCACCTGTATTAAAAAGAACGGCGTATAAGCCAGAATCTGTAGAACGCGATTTAGGATTAGCAACCAGTAATTTTTTAAACGATCTAACAAAGAATAAAATAGGATCAAGTTTAAGTAAATTATCTAAAACCTTTCAGTGGTACAAGGATGATTTTGCCAATTTAAATGAGATGATAAGTTTTATTAATAAACATTCGGGAGGTGCTAAAATTAATGCAAAAACCAAAATAGTGTATATGGATTATGATTGGAATTTACACCGTAAAATATAA
- a CDS encoding LysM peptidoglycan-binding domain-containing protein produces the protein MTMKAKYQPVLDLGESLNIQNGDIQEENGVLKVWGTANTPYEKNLLWDKIKEIGGENPTDIIADIKVADESVFHRHTVKSGETLGKIALQYYGKASKYQDIFKANSDILKNPDLIYPDQELIIPNV, from the coding sequence ATGACAATGAAAGCAAAATACCAGCCAGTATTAGATTTGGGGGAATCATTAAACATTCAAAACGGTGATATACAAGAAGAAAATGGCGTTTTAAAGGTTTGGGGAACTGCTAATACACCTTATGAAAAAAACCTTCTTTGGGATAAAATAAAGGAAATTGGTGGCGAAAACCCAACAGATATCATAGCTGACATCAAAGTAGCTGATGAGAGTGTTTTTCACAGACACACTGTTAAAAGTGGAGAAACTTTAGGAAAAATAGCTCTTCAGTATTATGGTAAAGCATCAAAATATCAAGATATTTTTAAGGCAAATTCTGATATTTTAAAGAATCCGGATTTAATATATCCAGATCAAGAATTAATTATTCCTAATGTATAA